Proteins found in one Streptococcus mitis genomic segment:
- the thiM gene encoding hydroxyethylthiazole kinase, with translation MTSLKLLKEKAPLVICITNDVVKNFTANGLVALGASPAMSEYPADLEDLLKYAGGLLINIGTLTDDNWKLYQEALKIAEKYNVPAVLDPVACGAGSYRKKVADDLINNYKLAAIRGNAGEIASLVGINVASKGVDSAGVDNIDEIALAANEKFNIPIIVTGEVDAIAVNGEVVTIHNGSAMMPKVIGTGCLLGAVVASFIGLEKGQELKSLETAMLVYNIAGEMAEKRPNGHLPGTFKVEFINALYEITDEDVKEFKRVK, from the coding sequence ATGACAAGTTTAAAATTATTAAAAGAAAAAGCACCTTTGGTCATTTGCATAACCAATGATGTAGTAAAAAATTTCACAGCAAATGGATTAGTAGCACTGGGTGCCTCACCAGCTATGAGCGAGTACCCAGCAGACTTAGAAGATTTATTAAAATATGCTGGAGGATTATTGATTAACATTGGGACCTTAACGGATGATAATTGGAAGTTGTACCAAGAAGCACTAAAAATTGCTGAAAAATACAATGTACCTGCAGTATTAGATCCAGTAGCTTGTGGAGCAGGATCTTATAGAAAAAAAGTAGCAGATGATCTAATCAACAATTACAAACTCGCAGCGATTAGGGGAAATGCTGGCGAGATTGCCTCTTTAGTAGGGATAAATGTGGCATCTAAAGGAGTAGATAGTGCGGGCGTAGATAATATTGACGAAATTGCTCTAGCAGCAAATGAGAAGTTCAATATTCCTATAATAGTAACAGGTGAAGTAGATGCTATTGCGGTAAATGGAGAAGTGGTAACGATTCATAATGGTAGTGCCATGATGCCAAAAGTTATTGGGACAGGATGCTTATTAGGTGCTGTAGTAGCAAGCTTTATCGGACTAGAAAAAGGTCAAGAATTGAAATCATTAGAAACAGCAATGTTGGTTTACAATATCGCTGGAGAAATGGCAGAAAAACGTCCAAATGGGCATCTTCCTGGAACATTTAAAGTTGAATTTATAAATGCCTTATATGAGATTACAGATGAAGATGTAAAGGAATTCAAAAGAGTGAAGTAA
- the pyrE gene encoding orotate phosphoribosyltransferase codes for MTLAKDIASHLLKIQAVYLKPEEPFTWASGIKSPIYTDNRVTLAYPETRTLIENGFVEAIKEAFPEVEVIAGTATAGIPHGAIIADKMNLPFAYIRSKPKDHGAGNQIEGRVAQGQKMVVVEDLISTGGSVLEAVAAAKREGADVLGVVAIFSYQLPKADKNFSDAGVKLVTLSNYSELIHLAQEEGYITPEGLDLLKRFKEDQENWQNA; via the coding sequence ATGACACTTGCTAAAGATATCGCTAGCCACCTCTTGAAAATTCAAGCAGTTTACCTCAAACCAGAGGAGCCTTTTACTTGGGCATCTGGTATCAAGTCACCGATTTATACTGATAATCGTGTGACACTAGCCTATCCAGAAACTCGTACCCTAATTGAAAATGGCTTTGTGGAAGCTATCAAAGAAGCCTTTCCAGAGGTAGAAGTCATTGCAGGAACTGCAACAGCAGGGATTCCTCACGGAGCTATTATTGCTGATAAGATGAATCTGCCATTTGCCTACATCCGTAGCAAACCAAAAGACCACGGAGCTGGTAACCAAATAGAAGGCCGCGTAGCTCAGGGTCAAAAGATGGTTGTTGTTGAAGACCTTATTTCAACTGGCGGTTCAGTTCTTGAAGCTGTAGCAGCAGCTAAACGCGAAGGAGCAGATGTGCTTGGAGTTGTAGCGATTTTTAGCTATCAACTGCCAAAAGCAGATAAGAACTTCTCAGATGCCGGTGTTAAGCTGGTAACACTTTCTAACTACAGTGAATTGATTCATCTAGCCCAAGAAGAAGGCTATATCACACCAGAAGGCCTCGATCTTCTAAAACGATTTAAAGAAGACCAAGAAAATTGGCAAAATGCTTAA
- the thiE gene encoding thiamine phosphate synthase, protein MFHKELLKLYFICGTTTCQGKDLYTVVEEALKGGITLFQFREKGEGALEGKEKVEVAIKLQDLCKKYNVPFIVNDDIKLALEIDADGVHVGQDDLGVDEIRKLMPDKIIGLSIKNEEEFQQSKVEYVDYVGVGPVFDTQSKEDAGSAIGYEGLKLMRKLLPQMPLVAIGGIQTKHIKDIMKTNVDGVSIISAISYAKNIEKTVREMSEQ, encoded by the coding sequence ATGTTTCATAAAGAATTACTAAAACTATATTTTATTTGTGGAACGACTACTTGCCAAGGAAAAGATTTATATACAGTCGTCGAGGAAGCCTTAAAAGGTGGTATAACCTTATTTCAATTTCGTGAAAAAGGTGAGGGAGCCTTAGAAGGTAAAGAAAAAGTCGAAGTAGCAATTAAACTACAGGATCTTTGTAAAAAATATAATGTTCCGTTTATTGTTAATGATGATATTAAGTTAGCATTGGAAATAGATGCTGACGGCGTACATGTAGGACAAGATGATCTTGGAGTTGATGAAATTAGAAAATTGATGCCAGATAAAATAATTGGTCTTTCTATAAAAAACGAGGAAGAATTTCAACAATCAAAAGTTGAATATGTAGATTATGTTGGTGTTGGTCCTGTATTTGATACCCAGTCAAAAGAGGATGCTGGTAGCGCTATAGGTTATGAGGGTCTTAAATTGATGAGAAAACTATTGCCACAAATGCCCTTAGTTGCAATTGGTGGGATACAGACGAAACATATTAAAGACATTATGAAGACCAATGTTGACGGTGTTTCAATCATTTCAGCAATATCGTATGCAAAAAATATAGAAAAAACTGTTCGGGAAATGAGTGAACAATAG
- the pyrF gene encoding orotidine-5'-phosphate decarboxylase: MREHRPVIALDFPSFEAVKEFLALFPAEESLYLKVGMELYYATGPEIVSYLKGLGHSVFLDLKLHDIPNTVKSAMKVLSQLGVDMTNVHAAGGVEMMKAAREGLGSQAKLIAVTQLTSTSEAQMQEFQNIQTSLQESVIHYAKKTAEAGLDGVVCSAQEVQVIKQATKPDFICLTPGIRPAGAAVGDQKRVMTPADAYQIGSDYIVVGRPITQAEDPVAAYHAIKDEWTQDWN, translated from the coding sequence ATGCGAGAACATCGTCCAGTCATTGCTCTTGATTTTCCTAGTTTTGAGGCGGTCAAGGAATTTTTAGCTCTTTTCCCAGCAGAAGAAAGCCTTTATCTCAAGGTAGGGATGGAGCTTTATTACGCAACGGGTCCTGAGATTGTGTCATACTTGAAAGGCTTGGGGCACAGTGTCTTTTTGGATCTCAAGCTGCATGACATTCCCAATACAGTCAAATCAGCTATGAAGGTCCTGTCTCAGCTTGGTGTGGATATGACCAATGTTCATGCTGCTGGCGGCGTAGAGATGATGAAGGCTGCGCGTGAAGGTCTTGGAAGTCAAGCAAAATTGATAGCTGTAACTCAGCTGACATCAACGTCAGAAGCCCAGATGCAGGAGTTTCAAAATATCCAAACCAGCCTGCAAGAGTCTGTGATTCATTATGCCAAGAAGACGGCTGAAGCTGGATTAGATGGTGTTGTCTGCTCGGCTCAGGAAGTGCAAGTCATCAAGCAGGCCACCAAACCAGATTTTATCTGTCTGACACCGGGCATTCGCCCTGCAGGTGCTGCAGTAGGAGATCAAAAACGCGTCATGACACCAGCAGATGCCTATCAAATCGGCAGTGACTATATCGTAGTAGGACGTCCCATTACCCAAGCGGAGGATCCTGTTGCAGCTTATCATGCCATCAAGGATGAATGGACACAGGACTGGAATTAA
- a CDS encoding cell division protein FtsQ/DivIB → MSKDKKNEGKEILEEFKELSEWQKRNQEYLKNKAEEEAALAEEKEKERQARMASKSEKSDATEEQESESNPKDSKSAKEDAKEKVEESEDVKKEVPKEEPKSKEPKKQNKQDKKIEKKPVKEKPVKPKIPGVHIWRAISILFLSLLLLVVSAYLLSPYATMKDIRVEGTVQTTDDDIRQASGIQDSDYTINLLLDKAKYEEQIKSNYWVESAQLVYQFPTKFTIKVKEYDIVAYYVSGESHYPILSSGQLETSSVSLVSLPETYISVFFNDSEQIKTFTSELSQISPELKSAIQKVELAPSKVTSDLIRLTMNDSDEVLVPLSEMSKKLPYYSKIKPQLSEPSVIDMEAGIYSYTVADKLIMEAEEKAKQEAKEAEKKQKEEEKKKLEEQQNKLEEERKKLEEEGNQNQTTRRSSRR, encoded by the coding sequence ATGTCAAAAGATAAGAAAAATGAGGGCAAAGAAATCCTCGAAGAATTTAAAGAGTTATCAGAATGGCAGAAACGAAACCAAGAATACCTAAAAAATAAGGCTGAGGAAGAGGCGGCCCTAGCTGAGGAGAAGGAAAAGGAAAGACAAGCTCGAATGGCTTCAAAATCTGAAAAGTCAGATGCAACCGAGGAGCAAGAGAGTGAATCTAATCCAAAAGACTCAAAATCAGCTAAGGAAGATGCTAAAGAAAAAGTAGAAGAGTCAGAAGACGTCAAAAAAGAAGTACCCAAAGAAGAACCAAAATCCAAAGAGCCAAAGAAACAGAATAAACAGGATAAAAAAATAGAGAAAAAGCCTGTAAAGGAAAAACCGGTCAAACCGAAAATCCCAGGAGTTCATATCTGGCGGGCTATCTCGATTTTGTTTCTCAGTCTGCTTTTATTGGTTGTCTCTGCATACTTGCTCAGCCCTTATGCGACCATGAAGGATATTCGTGTTGAGGGAACAGTGCAAACTACAGATGATGATATTCGACAGGCTTCAGGCATTCAGGATTCGGATTATACGATTAACCTTCTGCTAGACAAGGCAAAATATGAAGAGCAGATCAAGTCTAACTATTGGGTTGAATCAGCTCAGCTTGTCTATCAATTTCCAACCAAGTTTACAATCAAGGTTAAGGAATATGATATTGTGGCCTACTATGTTTCTGGAGAAAGTCATTATCCAATCCTTTCAAGTGGTCAGCTTGAGACCAGTTCGGTGAGCTTGGTGAGTCTGCCAGAAACTTATATATCAGTTTTCTTTAATGACAGCGAACAAATCAAGACCTTTACCTCAGAACTTTCTCAAATTAGCCCCGAACTCAAATCTGCTATCCAAAAGGTGGAACTAGCCCCAAGCAAGGTCACATCAGATTTAATTCGATTGACTATGAATGATTCGGACGAGGTCTTGGTTCCTCTATCTGAAATGAGTAAGAAACTGCCATATTACAGTAAGATTAAGCCACAATTGTCAGAACCGAGTGTGATTGACATGGAAGCTGGAATTTACAGTTACACTGTGGCGGATAAATTAATTATGGAGGCTGAGGAAAAAGCCAAACAAGAGGCTAAGGAAGCTGAGAAGAAACAAAAAGAGGAAGAGAAGAAAAAACTGGAAGAACAGCAAAATAAACTAGAAGAGGAAAGGAAAAAGCTGGAGGAAGAGGGCAATCAAAACCAAACGACCCGACGTTCATCGCGCCGCTAG
- a CDS encoding TenA family protein: METQDYAFEPGLTVGELLKSSQKDWQAAINHRFVKELFAGTIENKVLKDYLIQDYHFFDAFLSMLGACVAHADQLESKLRFAKQLGFLEADEDGYFQKAFKELNVVEHDYLEVNLHPVTKAFQDLMYSAVSSSDYAHLLVMLVIAEGLYLDWGSKDLALPEAYIHLEWINLHRGPFFAEWVQFLVDELNRVGKGLEDLTELQQRWNQAVALELAFFDIGYDA, translated from the coding sequence ATGGAAACACAAGACTATGCATTTGAGCCAGGTTTGACTGTTGGAGAATTACTAAAAAGCAGCCAGAAGGATTGGCAGGCTGCAATCAATCATCGTTTTGTTAAGGAACTTTTTGCGGGGACAATTGAGAATAAGGTCTTAAAAGACTACCTGATTCAAGATTATCACTTCTTTGATGCCTTCTTATCCATGCTGGGTGCTTGCGTAGCCCACGCAGACCAGCTTGAATCCAAGCTTCGTTTTGCCAAGCAACTAGGCTTTCTTGAAGCAGATGAAGACGGTTATTTCCAAAAGGCTTTCAAAGAGTTAAATGTGGTAGAGCATGACTATCTAGAAGTGAACTTGCACCCTGTAACAAAAGCGTTTCAGGATTTAATGTATTCTGCTGTGTCTTCTTCAGACTATGCGCATCTTTTGGTCATGCTGGTCATTGCAGAAGGTCTCTATTTGGACTGGGGTTCTAAAGATTTGGCTCTACCTGAAGCCTATATCCATTTGGAATGGATCAACCTCCACAGAGGTCCTTTCTTTGCAGAGTGGGTTCAATTTCTGGTTGACGAACTCAATCGTGTCGGAAAAGGTCTAGAAGATTTGACAGAACTTCAGCAGCGCTGGAATCAAGCAGTCGCTTTAGAATTAGCCTTTTTTGATATTGGTTATGACGCCTAG
- a CDS encoding ECF transporter S component, whose translation MLKKWQLKDVILLAFLSIFFGGVFVGSGYLFDILTLILAPLGLQAFANEILFGLWCMAAPIAAIFVPRVGSATIGEVLAALAEVLYGSQFGLGALLSGLVQGLGSELGFIVTKNRYESWLSLTANSIGITLVSFVYEYIKLGYYAFSFPFVLSLLVVRFISVFFFCTILVRGIVKLYHQFATGGKA comes from the coding sequence ATGTTGAAAAAATGGCAGTTAAAAGATGTTATTTTACTTGCTTTCTTGTCTATCTTTTTTGGTGGCGTTTTTGTGGGATCCGGCTATCTATTTGATATCCTCACTCTGATTTTAGCACCTCTTGGTTTACAGGCCTTTGCCAATGAAATCCTCTTTGGTCTCTGGTGTATGGCTGCGCCTATTGCTGCTATCTTTGTTCCAAGAGTAGGAAGCGCAACGATTGGAGAAGTGCTAGCGGCCCTTGCTGAAGTCCTTTATGGTAGCCAATTCGGTCTAGGTGCCCTTTTGTCTGGCTTGGTTCAAGGTTTGGGAAGTGAACTTGGTTTTATTGTAACCAAGAATCGCTATGAAAGTTGGCTCTCTCTAACTGCCAATAGTATTGGGATTACGCTTGTTAGCTTTGTCTATGAATACATTAAGTTAGGTTACTACGCCTTCTCCTTTCCTTTTGTCCTTTCCTTGCTTGTGGTGCGCTTTATTTCTGTCTTTTTCTTCTGTACCATCTTGGTTCGTGGCATTGTCAAACTCTATCATCAGTTTGCAACTGGAGGGAAGGCGTAG
- a CDS encoding UDP-N-acetylglucosamine--N-acetylmuramyl-(pentapeptide) pyrophosphoryl-undecaprenol N-acetylglucosamine transferase: MKKIVFTGGGTVGHVTLNLLLMPKFIEDGWEVHYIGDKRGIEHQEILKSGLDITFHSIATGKLRRYFSWQNMLDVFKVGWGIVQSLFIMLRLRPQALFSKGGFVSVPPVIAARVSGVPVFIHESDLSMGLANKIAYKFATKMYSTFEQASSLSKVEHVGAVTKVSDQKNPEPDELVDIQTHFNPQLPTVLFVGGSAGARVFNQLVTDHKKELTERYNIINLTGDSSLNELSQNLFRVDYVTNLYQPLMELADIVVTRGGANTIFELLAMAKLHIIVPLGREASRGDQIENAAYFVKKGYAEELQESDLTLDSLEEKLSHLLSHKEYYQTNMKASKELKSLADFYQLLKKDLS, encoded by the coding sequence ATGAAAAAAATTGTCTTTACAGGTGGGGGGACGGTTGGACACGTGACCCTCAACCTTTTGTTAATGCCCAAGTTCATCGAAGATGGTTGGGAAGTCCACTATATCGGGGACAAGCGTGGGATCGAACACCAAGAAATCCTTAAGTCAGGTTTGGATATCACCTTCCATTCCATTGCGACTGGAAAATTGCGTCGTTATTTCTCTTGGCAAAATATGCTGGACGTTTTCAAAGTTGGCTGGGGAATTGTCCAGTCGCTCTTTATCATGTTACGACTTCGTCCACAGGCCCTTTTTTCAAAGGGTGGCTTTGTATCAGTACCGCCTGTTATCGCTGCGCGTGTGTCAGGAGTGCCTGTCTTTATTCACGAATCTGACCTGTCTATGGGCTTGGCCAATAAAATTGCTTATAAATTTGCGACGAAGATGTATTCAACCTTTGAGCAAGCTTCAAGTTTGTCTAAGGTTGAGCATGTGGGAGCGGTGACCAAGGTTTCAGATCAAAAAAATCCAGAACCCGATGAATTGGTGGATATTCAAACCCACTTTAATCCCCAATTGCCAACTGTATTGTTTGTCGGCGGTTCTGCAGGTGCTCGTGTCTTTAACCAATTGGTGACAGACCATAAGAAAGAGCTGACAGAGCGCTACAATATTATCAATCTAACTGGAGATTCTAGCCTGAACGAGTTGAGCCAAAATCTTTTTCGTGTTGACTATGTGACCAATCTCTATCAACCCTTGATGGAATTGGCTGATATTGTTGTGACACGAGGTGGTGCCAATACGATTTTTGAGCTCTTGGCCATGGCAAAATTGCATATTATTGTGCCACTTGGTCGTGAAGCTAGTCGTGGAGACCAGATTGAAAATGCAGCCTACTTTGTCAAAAAAGGCTATGCAGAAGAGCTTCAAGAAAGCGATTTGACCTTGGACAGTTTAGAAGAGAAGCTTTCTCACTTACTAAGTCACAAGGAATACTACCAGACTAACATGAAGGCATCTAAGGAATTGAAATCTCTAGCAGATTTTTATCAATTGTTGAAAAAAGATTTATCATAA
- the lctO gene encoding L-lactate oxidase: protein MSYKTSNAEGHVDFINTYDLEPMAQQVIPKAAFGYIASGAEDTFTLRENIRAFNHKLIVPHTLCNVENPSTEIEFAGEKLSSPIIMAPVAAHKLANEQGEVATARGVHEFGSLYTTSSYSTVDLPEITEALQGTPHWFQFYFSKDDGINRHIMDRVKAEGYKAIVLTADATVGGNREVDKRNGFVFPVGMPIVEEYLPEGAGKSMDFVYKSAKQRLSPRDVEFIAEYSGLPVYVKGPQCREDVERSLAAGASGIWVTNHGGRQIDGGPAAFDSLQEVAEAVDKRVPIVFDSGIRRGQHVFKALASGADLVAIGRPVIYGLALGGSVGVRQVFEHLNAELKTVMQLSGTQTIEDVKHFKLRHNPYNPTFPVDPRDLKLY, encoded by the coding sequence ATGTCATACAAAACAAGCAATGCAGAAGGTCATGTAGATTTCATCAATACCTATGATTTGGAGCCAATGGCGCAACAAGTTATTCCTAAAGCAGCCTTTGGCTATATCGCTAGTGGGGCGGAAGATACTTTTACTTTGCGTGAGAATATTCGCGCCTTTAACCACAAACTCATCGTCCCGCATACGCTTTGCAATGTAGAAAATCCAAGTACAGAGATTGAATTTGCAGGTGAAAAATTGTCTTCACCAATCATTATGGCGCCTGTTGCGGCTCATAAATTGGCAAATGAACAGGGTGAAGTGGCGACTGCGCGTGGTGTGCATGAGTTTGGTTCTCTTTACACAACTAGCTCTTACTCTACTGTTGACCTTCCAGAAATTACGGAAGCCCTTCAAGGGACACCTCATTGGTTCCAATTTTACTTTAGTAAAGATGATGGCATTAACCGTCACATCATGGACCGTGTGAAGGCTGAAGGCTACAAAGCGATTGTCTTGACAGCAGATGCGACTGTAGGAGGCAATCGTGAGGTGGACAAGCGTAATGGGTTTGTCTTCCCAGTTGGTATGCCGATTGTTGAAGAATACCTGCCAGAAGGTGCTGGTAAATCAATGGACTTTGTTTACAAATCAGCTAAACAACGCTTGTCTCCACGTGACGTAGAATTTATCGCTGAATACTCAGGACTTCCTGTTTATGTCAAGGGACCACAATGCCGTGAGGACGTTGAACGTTCGCTTGCTGCGGGTGCCTCTGGTATCTGGGTAACCAACCACGGTGGTCGCCAAATCGACGGTGGACCAGCTGCCTTTGACTCACTTCAAGAAGTAGCAGAAGCAGTTGACAAACGTGTGCCAATTGTCTTTGACTCTGGTATTCGTCGTGGTCAGCACGTCTTTAAAGCCTTGGCATCAGGAGCAGATTTGGTAGCTATTGGTCGCCCTGTTATTTATGGCTTGGCTCTCGGTGGTAGTGTCGGTGTGCGTCAAGTCTTTGAACATTTGAATGCTGAATTGAAGACAGTTATGCAATTATCTGGAACTCAGACTATTGAAGATGTCAAACACTTCAAACTCCGTCACAACCCATACAACCCAACCTTCCCAGTTGACCCACGTGACTTAAAACTGTATTGA